The following are encoded in a window of Streptomyces sp. 11x1 genomic DNA:
- the cobC gene encoding Rv2231c family pyridoxal phosphate-dependent protein CobC — protein MHTESDSGSRHGLRNGHDDSRNTGQDLPAAGHDLRHHGDAEVRDDGAKLIDLAVNVRADTPPLWLRERIAGSLTGLAAYPDGREARAAVAARHGLPVERVLLTAGAAEAFVLLARALRVRHPVVVHPQFTEPEAALRDAGHTVDRVLLRESDGFRLDPAAVPEDADLVVVGNPTNPTSVLHPAESLARLARPGRTLVVDEAFMDAVPGEREALAGRTDVPGLVVLRSLTKTWGLAGLRIGYVLAEPGTIAGLERAQPLWPVSTPALAAAEACVSDRALAEAAEAAGHVVADRAHLVAGLREFAPDGLVVAEPAEGPFVLIRLPRATAVRRHLRTLGYAVRRGDTFPGLDDAWLRLAVRDRTTVNGFLQALDRAMTLADR, from the coding sequence ATGCACACTGAATCCGACTCCGGGAGCAGGCACGGCCTGCGAAACGGACATGACGACTCGCGGAACACGGGCCAGGACCTGCCTGCCGCCGGTCATGACCTGCGGCATCACGGCGACGCCGAGGTGCGCGACGACGGGGCGAAGCTCATCGACCTCGCCGTGAACGTCCGGGCCGACACGCCGCCCCTCTGGCTGCGGGAGCGGATAGCCGGATCGCTGACCGGGCTGGCCGCCTACCCCGACGGTCGGGAGGCGCGGGCGGCGGTGGCGGCCCGGCACGGGCTGCCGGTGGAGCGGGTCCTGCTCACCGCGGGCGCCGCCGAGGCCTTCGTCCTGCTGGCCCGTGCCCTGAGGGTTCGCCATCCGGTGGTCGTGCACCCGCAGTTCACCGAACCCGAGGCCGCGCTGCGGGACGCCGGGCACACCGTGGACCGGGTGCTGCTGCGGGAGTCGGACGGCTTCCGGCTGGATCCGGCGGCCGTGCCGGAGGACGCGGACCTGGTGGTCGTGGGCAACCCGACCAATCCGACATCGGTGCTGCACCCGGCGGAGTCCCTCGCCCGGCTCGCCCGGCCGGGGCGGACGCTGGTGGTCGACGAGGCGTTCATGGACGCGGTGCCGGGTGAGCGCGAGGCGCTGGCCGGGCGGACGGACGTGCCCGGCCTCGTGGTCCTGCGCAGCCTCACCAAGACCTGGGGGCTGGCCGGGCTGCGGATCGGCTACGTCCTCGCCGAGCCCGGGACGATCGCCGGGCTGGAGCGCGCCCAGCCGCTGTGGCCGGTGTCCACGCCCGCCCTCGCGGCGGCCGAGGCGTGTGTCTCGGACCGGGCGCTGGCGGAGGCCGCCGAGGCGGCGGGTCACGTCGTCGCCGACCGGGCCCATCTGGTCGCGGGGCTGCGGGAGTTCGCCCCCGACGGCCTGGTCGTGGCCGAGCCCGCCGAGGGCCCGTTCGTGCTGATCCGGCTGCCCCGCGCGACCGCCGTACGACGGCATCTGCGCACCCTGGGCTACGCCGTCCGGCGCGGTGACACCTTCCCGGGGCTGGACGACGCGTGGCTGCGCCTGGCGGTCCGCGACCGGACCACGGTCAACGGGTTCCTCCAGGCGCTGGACCGGGCGATGACGCTGGCGGACCGCTGA
- a CDS encoding sirohydrochlorin chelatase, whose product MTTPPPALLITGHGTRDDAGAEAFPALLRELGRRHPGLPVGGGFVEPFRPPLSEAVTGLVEHGVRRFVVVPLAWETAGRADADVEAALDRVRERHPEVSYGRGRPPGPHPALLNLLERRVEEALGSSAPRTPGDRAEVTVLLVGHGSTDPEANAEVHRAARLLWEGRGYAGVETAFVSSAAPDVPSGLDRCVRLGARRIVVLPYFPLDGGPADRVRQQTEGWSAAHQEIEVRSADVIGPEPELLDLIVERYREALEGDPHMHRDSHDSTVPGGTPPGGGNSPGLPRQPRVRPDDDGYDGHDHHHWGHTHSHAH is encoded by the coding sequence GTGACCACCCCGCCGCCCGCCCTGCTCATCACCGGTCATGGCACCCGGGACGACGCCGGGGCCGAGGCGTTCCCCGCCTTACTGCGCGAGCTGGGGCGCCGCCACCCCGGGCTGCCTGTCGGGGGCGGCTTCGTCGAGCCGTTCCGGCCGCCGCTGAGCGAGGCCGTGACCGGGCTGGTGGAGCACGGCGTACGGCGGTTCGTCGTCGTCCCGCTGGCGTGGGAGACCGCCGGGCGCGCGGACGCGGACGTGGAAGCGGCGCTGGACCGCGTACGGGAGCGGCACCCGGAGGTGTCGTACGGCCGCGGCCGTCCCCCGGGTCCTCACCCCGCGCTGCTGAACCTGCTGGAGCGGCGGGTCGAGGAGGCGCTGGGGTCGTCCGCGCCGAGGACCCCGGGCGACCGGGCCGAGGTGACCGTGCTGCTCGTCGGGCACGGGTCCACCGATCCCGAGGCCAACGCCGAGGTGCACAGGGCGGCCCGGTTGTTGTGGGAGGGGCGCGGGTACGCGGGTGTGGAGACGGCGTTCGTGTCGTCGGCGGCGCCGGACGTGCCGAGCGGTCTCGACCGGTGCGTACGGCTGGGCGCGCGGCGGATCGTCGTCCTGCCGTACTTCCCGCTCGACGGCGGGCCGGCGGACCGGGTGCGGCAGCAGACCGAGGGCTGGTCTGCCGCGCACCAGGAGATCGAGGTACGGTCGGCCGATGTCATCGGACCGGAGCCGGAGCTGCTCGATCTGATCGTGGAGCGGTACCGGGAGGCGCTGGAGGGCGACCCGCACATGCATCGCGATTCCCACGACTCCACCGTGCCCGGAGGCACTCCGCCCGGCGGCGGGAACAGCCCGGGGCTGCCGCGCCAGCCACGCGTCCGCCCGGACGACGACGGGTACGACGGTCACGATCATCACCACTGGGGACACACGCACTCCCATGCACACTGA
- a CDS encoding ZIP family metal transporter codes for MAVFVALGAFLMTLLGGWTAQRVTDRRHLVLGLAGGLMLGVVGLDLLPEALEAAGDEIFGVPAALLLFVAGFLLAHLVERLLAVRQAAHGAEEHNGRTPQVGLTAAAAMVGHSAMDGVAIGAAFQIGEGMGIAVALAVIAHDFADGFNTYTLTSVYGNARRRALAMLFADAAAPVAGAASTLLFTIPEGPLGCYLGFFGGALLYLAAAEILPEAHHEHPAHSTLLCTVAGAAFIWMVVGVAE; via the coding sequence ATGGCGGTCTTCGTGGCACTCGGCGCGTTCCTGATGACCCTGCTCGGCGGCTGGACGGCACAACGCGTGACGGACCGCCGTCACCTCGTGCTCGGCCTGGCCGGCGGCCTGATGCTGGGCGTGGTCGGCCTCGACCTGCTTCCCGAGGCACTGGAGGCCGCCGGCGACGAGATCTTCGGCGTCCCCGCCGCGCTGCTGCTGTTCGTCGCCGGGTTCCTCCTGGCCCACCTGGTGGAACGCCTGCTGGCCGTCCGCCAGGCGGCACACGGCGCGGAGGAGCACAACGGCCGTACACCCCAGGTGGGTCTGACGGCCGCGGCCGCGATGGTCGGACACAGCGCCATGGACGGCGTCGCGATCGGCGCGGCCTTCCAGATCGGCGAGGGCATGGGCATCGCCGTCGCCCTCGCGGTGATCGCCCACGACTTCGCGGACGGCTTCAACACGTACACACTCACCAGCGTGTACGGCAACGCCCGCCGCCGTGCGCTCGCGATGCTGTTCGCGGACGCGGCGGCCCCGGTGGCGGGAGCCGCCTCCACGCTGCTGTTCACGATCCCGGAGGGCCCGCTCGGCTGCTACCTCGGCTTCTTCGGCGGTGCCCTGCTCTATCTCGCCGCCGCCGAGATCCTCCCCGAGGCCCACCACGAACACCCGGCCCACTCCACCCTGCTGTGCACGGTCGCCGGAGCGGCCTTCATCTGGATGGTGGTGGGCGTGGCGGAGTGA
- a CDS encoding cobyrinate a,c-diamide synthase, translating into MTSYTSVPSVPRLVIAAPSSRSGKTTVATGLMAALTERGLAVSPHKVGPDYIDPGYHALASGRVGRNLDAYLCGPELVAPLFAHGARGCDIAVVEGVMGMFDGASGQGELASTAHVAKLLRAPVVLVVDASSQSRSVAALVHGFASWDPEVRIGGVILNKVASDRHEELLRDALESTGVPVLGVLRRAPQVDTPSRHLGLVPVAERQAAALEAVAAMAAQVRAGCDLEALVALARSAGALSGPAWEPPVAATGRRKVVAVAGGPAFTFSYAEHAELLTAAGAEVVVFDPLRDEQLPDGTSGLVIGGGFPEMYAAELSANEPLRKAVAELAFGGAPVAAECAGLLYLCRELDGRPMCGVLDATARMDERLTLGYRDAVAVGDSVLAPAGTRMRAHEFHRTVVEPGAGPAPAWGIRSPRPRVEGFVRGGVHASYLHTHWAAEPGVARRFVERCRVS; encoded by the coding sequence GTGACGTCCTACACCTCGGTTCCCTCCGTGCCCCGGCTGGTGATCGCCGCGCCCTCGTCGCGCAGCGGCAAGACCACCGTGGCCACGGGGTTGATGGCCGCGCTCACCGAGCGGGGGCTCGCCGTGTCCCCGCACAAGGTGGGGCCGGACTACATCGACCCCGGCTACCACGCGCTCGCGAGCGGGCGGGTGGGTCGGAACCTCGACGCGTACCTGTGCGGGCCCGAGCTGGTCGCGCCGCTCTTCGCGCACGGCGCGCGCGGGTGCGACATCGCCGTCGTCGAGGGTGTGATGGGGATGTTCGACGGCGCCTCGGGGCAGGGTGAGCTGGCGTCCACCGCGCATGTGGCGAAGCTGCTGCGGGCGCCGGTGGTGCTGGTCGTGGACGCGTCGTCGCAGTCGCGGTCGGTGGCGGCGCTGGTGCACGGGTTCGCCTCCTGGGACCCCGAGGTGCGGATCGGGGGCGTGATCCTCAACAAGGTCGCCTCGGACCGGCACGAGGAACTGCTGCGGGACGCCCTGGAGTCGACCGGTGTGCCCGTGCTGGGGGTGCTGCGGCGGGCCCCGCAGGTGGACACGCCGTCCCGGCATCTGGGACTGGTCCCGGTCGCCGAGCGGCAGGCCGCCGCGTTGGAGGCCGTGGCGGCGATGGCCGCGCAGGTACGGGCCGGGTGCGACCTGGAGGCGCTGGTGGCGCTCGCCCGCAGTGCCGGGGCGTTGTCGGGGCCGGCGTGGGAGCCGCCCGTCGCGGCCACGGGCCGAAGGAAGGTGGTCGCCGTGGCCGGCGGGCCCGCGTTCACCTTCTCCTACGCCGAGCACGCCGAGCTGCTGACCGCCGCCGGTGCCGAGGTGGTCGTCTTCGATCCGCTGCGCGACGAGCAACTGCCCGACGGGACGAGCGGGTTGGTGATCGGCGGCGGGTTCCCCGAGATGTACGCCGCCGAGCTGTCCGCCAACGAGCCGCTGCGCAAGGCCGTCGCCGAGCTGGCGTTCGGCGGGGCTCCGGTGGCCGCCGAGTGCGCCGGGCTGCTCTATCTGTGCCGGGAGCTGGACGGGCGGCCCATGTGCGGTGTGCTCGACGCGACGGCGCGCATGGACGAGCGGCTGACCCTCGGGTACCGCGACGCCGTCGCCGTGGGCGACAGCGTGCTGGCCCCTGCCGGGACCCGGATGCGGGCCCACGAGTTCCACCGGACGGTCGTCGAGCCGGGGGCCGGGCCCGCTCCCGCCTGGGGCATACGGTCCCCTCGGCCGCGGGTCGAGGGCTTCGTGCGGGGAGGGGTGCACGCGAGCTATCTGCACACGCACTGGGCGGCGGAGCCGGGGGTCGCACGGCGGTTCGTGGAGAGATGCCGGGTGTCGTGA
- the cobO gene encoding cob(I)yrinic acid a,c-diamide adenosyltransferase has translation MPQGQPSVVPDDGLTTRQRRNRPLVFVHTGIGKGKSTAAFGLALRAWNQGWPIGVFQFVKSAKWKVGEENALRVLGASGEGGSVDWHKMGEGWSWVQRDGQMDNEDKAREGWEQVKRDLAAETYKLYVLDEFAYPLHWGWIDTDEVIDVLRNRPGTQHVVITGRNAPEKLVDFADLVTDMTKVKHPMDAGQKGQRGIEW, from the coding sequence ATGCCGCAGGGACAGCCGAGTGTCGTACCGGACGATGGTCTGACGACGCGTCAGCGCAGGAATCGTCCGCTGGTGTTCGTGCACACGGGCATCGGCAAGGGGAAGTCCACGGCCGCGTTCGGGCTCGCACTGCGGGCCTGGAACCAAGGGTGGCCGATCGGGGTGTTCCAGTTCGTCAAGTCGGCGAAGTGGAAGGTCGGCGAGGAGAACGCGCTGCGGGTGCTCGGGGCGTCCGGTGAGGGCGGGTCCGTGGACTGGCACAAGATGGGCGAGGGCTGGTCGTGGGTGCAGCGCGACGGTCAGATGGACAACGAGGACAAGGCCCGCGAGGGCTGGGAGCAGGTCAAGCGGGACCTCGCGGCCGAGACGTACAAGCTGTATGTGCTCGACGAGTTCGCGTACCCGCTGCACTGGGGGTGGATCGACACCGACGAGGTGATCGACGTGCTGCGCAACCGGCCCGGGACCCAGCACGTGGTGATCACCGGGCGGAACGCGCCCGAGAAGCTCGTCGACTTCGCGGACCTCGTGACCGACATGACGAAGGTCAAGCACCCCATGGACGCGGGCCAGAAGGGCCAGCGGGGCATCGAGTGGTGA